A part of Aspergillus flavus chromosome 5, complete sequence genomic DNA contains:
- a CDS encoding sugar transporter — MMDGMKNKNTKTGNQAWRRKPRKWAPKSRLGCKTCKIRRVKCDLSQPSCLKCLSTGRTCDGYGEMPLAVKPEKTEMDSTHYQNSCKSDHPSTTISAYESKQWHSKYHGIMLQNLGSFLVLPVTGPTQAEAMCFFNDISIKHLNGYRPCEPWRNTLMFFSQTVPSARHAAIALALIHRNYLECHSNGRMYQPPALKDRLPDKAPLLHYNRAIQLLLNPESDDSAEITAVTLLVCYLFTCFDHLAGDDVQAMKHLRGGVALSRNTTLNCCTYGDAQSSGVHTTICQVTQQIRRLDMQAAMFLVDWTPANIQETSLSDSTFWSLDQAADHLQVLVAQVMRLRNTEQQISPTGTMSPLPSSPKDIVLAQLGTWSSLFENLLQQGSPSESDVAIHLLVSLLRLQHTIAWTLLRGYGPGREMDYDNFLPQFQQCVALAGEVAAAHQRYSGSSRPTFTPEIGFIPVLYIIGVKCRHPKVRREVLTILRRQPIREASWDSISTARVVERVIEIEEGAAGEQQMVPYMEQIPVWRRIEALSYIHIPCGQSADRVDITYTFCGQEGLHVESLMIERTERHIMSNN, encoded by the exons ATGATGGACGggatgaagaacaagaatacCAAGACGGGCAATCAAGCCTGGAGAAGAAAGCCTCGCAAGTGGGCTCCAAAGTCAAGATTAGGCTGTAAGACTTGCAA GATAAGACGAGTTAAATGCGATCTATCTCAACCTTCATGCTTGAAGTGCCTCTCTACCGGTCGCACCTGCGATGGCTATGGTGAAATGCCCCTCGCTGTCAAGCCGGAGAAGACCGAGATGGATTCAACTCATTATCAGAATAGCTGCAAGAGTGACCACCCCTCTACCACGATCAGTGCGTACGAGTCGAAGCAATGGCACTCGAAATACCATGGCATAATGTTGCAGAATCTCGGATCCTTTTTGGTCTTACCCGTGACTGGGCCAACCCAGGCGGAGGCAATGTGCTTTTTCAACGATATTTCGATCAAGCATCTGAATGGATACCGCCCTTGCGAACCATGGCGGAACACTCTCATGTTCTTCTCTCAAACAGTGCCATCAGCGCGGCATGCTGCCATAGCTCTAGCCCTGATTCACCGAAACTACCTGGAGTGTCATTCTAATGGTCGGATGTATCAACCGCCCGCCTTAAAGGACCGGCTACCGGATAAGGCTCCTTTGCTGCACTATAACCGCGCCATTCAACTTCTGCTCAACCCGGAAAGTGATGACAGCGCCGAAATAACAGCTGTCACGCTTTTGGTTTGTTATCTCTTTACCTGCTTTGATCATCTGGCGGGCGACGACGTACAAGCAATGAAACACCTGCGCGGAGGTGTGGCGCTCTCACGCAACACAACATTGAACTGCTGTACCTACGGCGACGCCCAATCCTCGGGCGTTCACACGACTATCTGCCAGGTGACACAGCAGATTCGCCGTCTTGACATGCAGGCCGCCATGTTTCTGGTCGACTGGACTCCAGCCAACATTCAAGAGACATCACTCTCCGACAGTACATTTTGGTCACTCGACCAAGCTGCCGACCACCTCCAGGTGCTCGTCGCTCAGGTAATGAGGCTGCGCAACACAGAGCAACAAATATCCCCGACGGGTACGATGTCACCGTTACCGTCTTCACCCAAAGACATTGTTCTTGCGCAGTTGGGAACGTGGTCGAGTCTCTTCGAAAACCTCCTGCAACAAGGCAGCCCCAGTGAGTCAGATGTTGCAATTCACCTTCTCGTATCACTCCTGCGCTTACAACATACTATCGCGTGGACTCTCCTCCGTGGTTATGGACCTGGCAGAGAAATGGACTATGACAATTTCCTGCCCCAGTTCCAGCAATGCGTCGCATTGGCGGGCGAAGTAGCGGCGGCGCATCAGCGGTATTCGGGGTCGTCAAGGCCGACTTTTACGCCCGAGATCGGATTTATCCCCGTTCTTTACATAATTGGAGTGAAGTGCCGACATCCTAAGGTCCGTCGTGAGGTCTTGACTATTTTGCGACGGCAGCCAATACGGGAGGCGAGTTGGGATAGCATCTCTACTGCCCGGGTGGTTGAGCGGGTTATCGAAATTGAAGAGGGTGCGGCTGGGGAACAGCAAATGGTACCGTACATGGAACAAATCCCCGTATGGCGGAGGATCGAAGCATTGTCTTATATACATATCCCATGTGGACAGTCTGCGGACAGGGTGGATATTACGTATACATTCTGCGGCCAGGAGGGATTACACGTTGAGTCGCTCATGATAGAACGGACAGAGCGTCATATCATGTCAAATAATTGA
- a CDS encoding major facilitator superfamily domain-containing protein: protein MLFGYDTGIILAVLAITSLCSAGPFLGAIIADLTADKYGRKGPMYVGFALFTVEAILQAPGYSVPQMAVGRLTVGLGVGSAAMIVPAYIAEIAPMKYRGHMVGLNNVSITGGQVISYAIGAAFASVPHGWRYMVGLGGVPSIFLAILPPLCPESPCQLISYGKVEEAVNLSTQGRSRWDIVKELNRNPAHFRALVCACRLIGFSNPVAVNLVVSGTNMVSACINMPPVDPVGRRCLLVSTACGMAAGLLAVAISFVYIPMSLDTLEVQDNTITPTAIVVLVFIIWFVAFYGVSFGNTAWMSADFFSTEVRAIGTMFMTCCCWGSDLIASSAFLSMMKGITPSGAFGFYACLCFIGWILIIFFYPEMSGLTLEESQEVFQHGFGVRYARQLRKERRRGGE, encoded by the exons ATGCTGTTCGGCTATGATACTGGGATTATTTTAGCCGTCCTC GCGATTACATCTCTCTGTTCAGCAGGGCCCTTCCTGGGCGCTATTATTGCCGACCTAACTGCTGACAAATATGGTCGCAAAGGGCCTATGTATGTGGGATTCGCTCTCTTTACCGTCGAGGCCATTCTTCAGGCCCCAGGATATTCTGTACCGCAAATGGCAGTTGGCAGGTTGACTGTTGGCCTTGGGGTCGGGTCAGCAGCAATGATCGTGCCTGCATACATTGCCGAAATCGCTCCGATGAAATATCGCGGCCATATGGTAGGACTGAACAATGTCAGTATTACCGGAGGCCAAGTGATCAGCTATGCCATAGGTGCTGCTTTCGCTTCTGTCCCTCACGGCTGGCGTTATATGGTCGGCCTGGGTGGTGTACCCTCGATTTTTTTAGCTATCCTCCCTCCTCTATGCCCAGAATCACCTTGTCAACTTATCTCCTATGGCAAAGTCGAGGAAGCCGTAAAT CTATCAACCCAGGGGCGCAGCCGGTGGGATATAGTCAAGGAACTAAACAGGAATCCTGCGCACTTTCGTGCCCTGGTGTGTGCTTGTAGATTGA TCGGCTTCTCCAACCCGGTAGCCGTAAATCTAGTCGTATCCGGCACAAACATGGTCAGCGCCTGCATAAACATGCCCCCAGTCGACCCCGTCGGCCGCCGCTGCCTCCTCGTCTCCACAGCCTGTGGCATGGCAGCCGGCCTCCTAGCAGTCGCCATCTCCTTCGTCTACATCCCCATGAGCCTCGACACCCTAGAAGTACAAGACAACACCATCACCCCAACAGCAATAGTCGTCCtagtcttcatcatctggttCGTCGCCTTCTACGGTGTCTCCTTTGGAAACACGGCGTGGATGAGCGCGGACTTTTTCTCGACGGAGGTTCGTGCCATCGGGACTATGTTTATgacttgttgttgttgggggTCGGATCTTATTGCTTCGTCGGCTTtcttgtcgatgatgaaggggATTACGCCGTCCGGGGCGTTTGGGTTTTATGCGTGTCTGTGCTTTATTGGGTGGATTttgattattttcttttatccGGAGATGTCGGGGTTGACGCTGGAGGAGTCGCAGGAGGTCTTTCAGCATGGGTTTGGGGTTAGATATGCTAGGCagttgaggaaggagaggagacGGGGTGGTGAGTGA